One part of the Vicia villosa cultivar HV-30 ecotype Madison, WI linkage group LG6, Vvil1.0, whole genome shotgun sequence genome encodes these proteins:
- the LOC131614011 gene encoding uncharacterized protein LOC131614011, which translates to MGEWSTAGWTWGNLGIQTNATEGQFQQLRQELQSLHSLLERFSPVAGTVDSIVWMPNSEGDYSTRSEYDILALLRFGEAWSNSSPSCFSVIWEAPFPQRIRAFGWRCAHNRIPPKEELSFRGINLSVNNLLCVYCAEVVETCDHLFLGCTFAKLMWLEVFDWLDVSANLGGELVSSLGLWIQECRNKGIKNGFASKVWLAVLWSLWCYRNDIVFNNVKACPSDLGWSVKFKVWKWSCAGNITYSKCDYYDFCKNPLFFEG; encoded by the coding sequence ATGGGAGAGTGGTCAACTGCTGGTTGGACGTGGGGTAATTTAGGGATTCAGACAAACGCGACGGAGGGGCAGTTTCAGCAGCTGCGGCAGGAGCTGCAATCGCTGCATTCCCTGTTGGAGCGTTTCAGTCCGGTGGCTGGAACAGTTGACTCCATAGTGTGGATGCCGAATTCGGAGGGAGATTACTCAACAAGAAGCGAATACGATATTTTGGCTTTGTTACGTTTTGGGGAAGCATGGAGCAATTCTTCTCCTTCGTGTTTCTCGGTGATTTGGGAAGCCCCGTTCCCTCAAAGAATTAGAGCTTTCGGCTGGAGATGTGCGCATAATCGTATACCACCCAAAGAGGAGTTATCTTTTAGAGGTATTAATCTCTCTGTTAATAATCTTCTATGTGTTTATTGTGCGGAGGTTGTAGAAACGTGTGACCATCTTTTCTTGGGCTGCACCTTTGCTAAATTAATGTGGTTGGAGGTTTTTGATTGGCTGGATGTATCGGCGAATTTAGGAGGGGAATTGGTCTCTAGCTTGGGCCTCTGGATTCAGGAATGCAGGAAtaaaggaatcaagaatgggttCGCTAGCAAGGTTTGGTTGGCGGTTCTATGGAGCTTGTGGTGTTATAGGAACGATATAGTCTTCAACAACGTTAAAGCTTGCCCCTCGGACTTGGGTTGGAGTGTCAAATTTAAGGTTTGGAAATGGTCTTGTGCCGGTAATATTACCTATTCCAAGTGTGACTATTACGATTTttgtaaaaatcctttgttttttgAAGGATAG